From a region of the Lactuca sativa cultivar Salinas chromosome 4, Lsat_Salinas_v11, whole genome shotgun sequence genome:
- the LOC111896421 gene encoding mechanosensitive ion channel protein 1, mitochondrial translates to MHFISATEGVLKSNACYYIFLGVAAVFVARSFLGNIMRGFALLRNKPFSIGDMIEVGHLKGEVIDMGLITTSLLTEENRRALLPTSWLSGQDYVNITGSPAHAMVFKIDLSIDEIEKIPEISEEIINMMKSNSIIYLEQEQPYCYLSQVDPLGFTLTIGCKLKEGCEDEFYSAKYDIFRQAIQIMKKHGAYLDMN, encoded by the exons ATGCATTTTATTTCTGCTACGGAAG gAGTTTTGAAATCAAATGCGTGTTACTATATCTTTCTAGGGGTTGCAGCTGTTTTTGTAGCTAGAAGCTTTCTTGGCAATATCATGCGTGGGTTTGCATTACTACGTAACAAACCCTTTTCAATTGGAGATATGATAGAA gttggacatttgaaagGTGAGGTTATTGATATGGGACTCATAACGACCTCATTGCTTACTGAGGAAAACCGTCGTGCATTACTTCCTACTTCCTGGCTTAGTGGACAG GATTATGTGAACATAACTGGGTCTCCAGCGCATGCGATGGttttcaagattgatttgagCATTGATGAGATTGAGAAGATCCCCGAGATATCAGAGGAAATAATAAACATGATGAAGTCTAACTCAATCATTTACTTGGAGCAAGAGCAGCCGTATTGTTATCTTTCTCAAGTGGACCCTCTTGGTTTCACACTTACTATTGGATGCAAACTAAAAGAGGGG TGTGAAGACGAGTTTTATTCAGCTAAGTATGATATCTTTAGGCAGGCGATTCAGATAATGAAGAAGCATGGGGCCTACCTAGATATGAACTAG